A section of the Cuniculiplasma divulgatum genome encodes:
- a CDS encoding transcription factor S — protein sequence MFCPKCGSLMTPSNGKMVCTNCGYTQTAGTGKSGKIVSTSAAKEVIMIKEEKNAEPLDSDAVCPKCHHKGAYYLLKQTRSADEPETKFYTCEECGYRWREY from the coding sequence ATGTTCTGTCCTAAATGCGGTTCACTCATGACACCCTCAAACGGAAAGATGGTCTGCACCAATTGCGGGTACACCCAGACAGCCGGAACAGGCAAGTCAGGCAAGATAGTAAGCACCTCCGCAGCCAAGGAGGTAATAATGATCAAGGAGGAGAAGAATGCGGAGCCTCTGGATTCCGATGCAGTCTGCCCAAAATGCCACCACAAGGGCGCATATTATCTCCTGAAACAGACCAGGTCTGCAGATGAACCGGAAACGAAGTTTTACACCTGTGAGGAATGCGGCTACAGGTGGAGAGAATATTAA
- a CDS encoding CoA-binding protein, with the protein MAKFDEEHIPEILDRYRTVAVVGISDKPDRDSYRVAEYLKQSGYNILPVNPALDQWLGIKAYRDLSSIPEDVRVEIVDVFRKPDAALQVVEEALKLKPAVVWLQEGVVNQEAAELAKSHGIQVVMDRCMMKEHRKYHSKA; encoded by the coding sequence ATGGCGAAATTTGACGAGGAACACATTCCGGAAATTCTGGACAGGTACAGAACAGTGGCAGTTGTTGGCATATCCGACAAGCCTGACCGTGACAGCTACAGGGTAGCTGAATACCTGAAACAGTCCGGGTACAACATACTGCCGGTTAATCCAGCGCTGGACCAGTGGCTGGGCATAAAGGCATACAGGGACCTTTCATCCATTCCAGAAGATGTCAGGGTGGAAATAGTGGATGTCTTCCGGAAACCAGATGCGGCACTGCAGGTGGTGGAGGAAGCCCTGAAACTGAAACCAGCAGTAGTATGGCTCCAGGAGGGAGTTGTGAACCAGGAGGCTGCTGAACTTGCGAAATCCCACGGCATACAGGTAGTTATGGATCGCTGCATGATGAAGGAGCACAGGAAATACCACAGCAAAGCATAA
- a CDS encoding glycine C-acetyltransferase, producing the protein MGSLDWIKGEIESMKSAGRFVPIKVLEGPQGAWVRISGKDFLNMCSNNYLGLANHPEVKKAAIEAIEEYGVGAGAVRSIAGTNEIDIKLEEKVAKFKHMEASLVYQGGLLANSGTIPAIVGKDDLVFSEELNHASIIDGVRLSSARRIVYKHMNMADLEKNLRENASSSSRKLIITDGVFSMDGDIAPVPELVDLAIKYGAMSYVDDAHGEGVLGDHGRGIADYFKVSDKIDIEMGTFSKAIGSMGGFVAGPEYLVEYLKRKSRPFLFSSGLNPGDAAAVLKSIEILERDDSLLKKLWSNSDYLKKNLSEAGFDLGHSKTPITPVMVGDEKKTLQLSEKLYAAHGIFASPIVYPTVPAGTARIRLMPSALHSRKDLDYAVEAFTSAGRELAIIE; encoded by the coding sequence ATGGGATCACTGGACTGGATAAAGGGCGAGATTGAATCCATGAAGAGCGCCGGCAGATTTGTGCCCATCAAGGTTCTTGAGGGGCCACAGGGGGCATGGGTCAGGATTTCAGGGAAGGACTTCCTGAACATGTGCTCAAACAACTACCTTGGGCTTGCCAACCACCCTGAGGTGAAAAAGGCTGCCATTGAGGCCATAGAGGAATATGGAGTGGGAGCGGGAGCCGTGAGATCCATAGCAGGCACAAATGAGATAGATATCAAGCTGGAGGAGAAGGTTGCGAAGTTCAAGCACATGGAAGCTTCCCTGGTCTACCAGGGAGGACTCCTGGCAAATTCCGGCACCATACCGGCCATTGTGGGAAAGGATGATCTCGTATTCAGCGAGGAACTGAACCATGCCAGCATAATTGATGGTGTCAGGCTGAGTTCTGCCAGAAGAATAGTGTACAAGCACATGAACATGGCTGACCTGGAGAAGAACCTGAGAGAAAATGCATCATCCTCATCCAGAAAACTCATAATCACCGACGGGGTTTTCAGCATGGATGGCGATATTGCCCCTGTTCCTGAGCTTGTTGACCTGGCCATCAAGTATGGTGCAATGAGCTACGTGGATGATGCCCATGGGGAAGGCGTGCTTGGAGACCATGGAAGGGGGATAGCGGATTATTTCAAGGTTTCAGACAAAATAGACATAGAGATGGGTACATTCTCCAAGGCCATCGGTTCCATGGGCGGATTTGTGGCAGGCCCTGAATACCTGGTGGAGTACCTGAAGAGGAAGTCCAGGCCATTCCTGTTCAGCAGCGGCCTCAATCCCGGCGATGCTGCAGCTGTCCTGAAATCCATAGAGATACTGGAGAGGGACGACAGCCTTCTGAAGAAGCTGTGGAGCAATTCAGACTACCTGAAGAAAAACCTCAGTGAAGCTGGATTTGACCTTGGCCACAGCAAGACCCCAATAACACCGGTGATGGTGGGTGATGAGAAGAAAACCCTCCAACTGAGCGAGAAACTCTATGCGGCACACGGGATATTTGCCTCCCCCATTGTCTACCCCACCGTACCGGCAGGCACCGCCAGGATAAGACTCATGCCGTCTGCACTGCACAGCAGGAAGGATCTGGACTATGCCGTTGAGGCATTCACAAGTGCCGGCAGGGAACTGGCAATAATAGAATAA
- a CDS encoding DsrE family protein yields MADGALIIISSGKEAVDKAMTGMMYAYNALKYGWLPDVQVVFFGPSEELIISDNPEVRAMLEKLMGQGVKPFACSAIAKGSGLEAGLMQIGMDVLPVGPLISSYIKKGYATLTF; encoded by the coding sequence ATGGCAGATGGCGCACTCATTATAATTTCGTCAGGCAAAGAGGCTGTTGACAAGGCAATGACCGGAATGATGTATGCATACAACGCGTTGAAGTATGGATGGCTTCCGGATGTGCAGGTGGTGTTTTTTGGCCCCAGCGAGGAGCTCATAATATCGGACAATCCCGAGGTCAGGGCAATGCTGGAGAAACTCATGGGCCAGGGTGTAAAGCCTTTCGCCTGCTCTGCAATTGCAAAGGGCAGTGGCCTGGAGGCCGGTTTGATGCAGATTGGAATGGACGTTCTCCCTGTTGGCCCGCTTATCAGTTCCTATATAAAAAAGGGTTATGCCACCCTGACTTTCTGA
- a CDS encoding signal recognition particle protein Srp54, giving the protein MVLEGLAGSLRETIRKISRASYIDKETIKEVSKELQRALLKADVNVKLVLNLSSTLERRASEEKPPAGMTEQDYMIKIIYEELLKILGEDSKIELGEQTIMLVGLYGQGKTTSAGKLAKFFHRKGLSVGLIAADVHRPGAYDQLEQVAKQVNVPFYGEKGQKNPVRIISNGLEQLKDLKVKIIDTSGRDSLNQELIDEITEIKKKFQPKEVLLVMDATIGQQAGPQAKAINDAVGITGVIITKMDGTGKGGGALSAVADIHAPVYFIGTGEHMDDLEVFNAKKFLSRLLGLGDLETLLEAFQETQITEEEAEESMNRLMSGKFNLKDMYEIWEKFAQPGIMRKMFDALPLSKIPGGGKIGAEDLDNAQDKLNNYRVIMDSMTFYELEHPDEINARRIVRIARGSGREETDVRNLLREFKAMKNNLKAMKGNRGFKKLMRNQIKAGNFGLENLEGIQ; this is encoded by the coding sequence ATGGTTCTTGAAGGGCTGGCCGGATCGCTCAGGGAGACAATACGCAAGATATCACGTGCAAGCTACATTGACAAGGAGACAATAAAGGAGGTTTCCAAGGAACTTCAAAGAGCGCTCCTGAAGGCTGACGTGAATGTCAAGCTTGTCCTGAATCTTTCTTCCACCCTTGAACGCAGGGCCAGCGAGGAAAAGCCCCCTGCTGGCATGACCGAACAGGACTACATGATCAAGATCATCTACGAGGAGCTCCTGAAGATTCTGGGGGAGGACTCAAAGATAGAGCTTGGTGAGCAGACCATTATGCTCGTTGGTCTATACGGTCAGGGCAAGACCACAAGCGCAGGCAAACTTGCCAAATTTTTCCACAGGAAGGGGCTCAGTGTTGGGCTCATAGCAGCAGATGTCCACAGGCCGGGAGCCTACGATCAGCTGGAACAGGTGGCAAAGCAGGTGAATGTCCCGTTTTATGGCGAGAAGGGGCAGAAGAATCCAGTCAGGATAATAAGCAACGGCCTGGAACAACTGAAGGACCTCAAGGTGAAGATCATTGATACCAGCGGCAGGGATTCACTGAACCAGGAACTTATTGACGAGATCACGGAGATAAAGAAAAAATTCCAGCCAAAGGAGGTCCTCCTGGTCATGGACGCCACCATAGGGCAGCAGGCAGGCCCGCAGGCAAAGGCTATAAACGATGCTGTAGGAATAACGGGAGTCATAATCACCAAGATGGACGGCACTGGGAAGGGTGGAGGGGCCCTCAGTGCGGTTGCAGATATCCATGCGCCCGTGTATTTCATAGGTACGGGGGAACACATGGATGATCTTGAGGTCTTCAATGCGAAGAAGTTCCTGTCACGCCTGCTTGGCCTTGGTGACCTGGAAACACTTCTTGAGGCATTCCAGGAGACCCAGATAACAGAGGAAGAGGCCGAGGAATCAATGAACCGCCTCATGTCCGGGAAATTCAATCTCAAGGACATGTACGAGATCTGGGAGAAGTTCGCGCAGCCCGGCATAATGAGGAAGATGTTTGATGCCCTCCCGCTCTCAAAAATTCCCGGCGGAGGGAAGATCGGTGCTGAGGACCTGGACAATGCTCAGGACAAGCTGAACAACTACCGTGTCATAATGGATTCCATGACCTTCTATGAGCTGGAGCATCCAGACGAGATAAATGCCAGACGCATCGTCAGGATAGCCAGAGGATCAGGAAGGGAGGAAACTGATGTGAGGAATCTCCTGAGGGAGTTCAAGGCAATGAAGAACAATCTCAAGGCCATGAAGGGCAACCGCGGATTCAAGAAACTCATGAGGAACCAGATAAAGGCCGGCAATTTCGGTCTGGAGAATCTCGAGGGCATTCAGTGA
- the carA gene encoding glutamine-hydrolyzing carbamoyl-phosphate synthase small subunit: MKRYLVFQDGTVIEGEGFGHDGESYGELVFTTSMTGYLESITDPSYRNQILVFASPTIGNYDISMGSEESGQGQVAGIVTRDAHSVLRSDSSWDHFQEYLRAKGVPGIDLVDTRQLVRKIREGGTLRCHMSNSPSTARAFPDPMDADLVSLVTCRTQYHVPGRSGHNILFVDLGAKRSLVREMSAVGSLLVVPYDADLEMMAGEYDAVFLSNGPGDPSHPSLSGVVDFVRRASESMPVYGVCLGHQIISQAFGGRTTKMKFGHRGSNHAVGDGTHVMITTHNHGYAVDEASLAGTPLQVIQRDINDGTVEKIKHRDLHVFSVQYHPEASPGPHDARVFFQEILADMEALQ, encoded by the coding sequence ATGAAGCGGTATCTCGTCTTTCAGGACGGGACCGTCATTGAGGGAGAAGGATTCGGGCATGATGGGGAATCCTACGGGGAGCTTGTTTTCACCACGTCAATGACCGGATACCTTGAATCCATAACCGACCCGTCATACAGGAACCAGATACTTGTCTTTGCCAGCCCAACCATAGGGAACTATGATATATCCATGGGTTCTGAGGAGAGCGGCCAGGGGCAGGTGGCCGGCATAGTGACAAGGGATGCCCATTCAGTGCTCAGATCGGATTCCAGCTGGGATCATTTCCAGGAATACCTCAGGGCCAAGGGAGTTCCAGGCATTGATCTTGTTGACACAAGACAGCTGGTGAGGAAGATCAGGGAAGGAGGTACATTGAGGTGCCACATGAGCAATTCTCCTTCAACAGCAAGGGCATTCCCGGATCCCATGGATGCGGATCTTGTATCGCTGGTGACCTGCAGGACCCAATACCATGTTCCTGGCAGGAGCGGCCACAATATCCTCTTTGTAGATCTTGGAGCAAAGAGAAGCCTGGTAAGGGAGATGTCAGCAGTTGGCAGCCTCCTGGTTGTCCCGTATGATGCTGATCTGGAGATGATGGCAGGAGAATATGATGCGGTCTTCCTTTCAAACGGTCCTGGAGACCCGTCACATCCGTCACTTTCAGGCGTTGTTGACTTCGTTCGCCGTGCATCTGAGAGCATGCCGGTATACGGCGTGTGCCTGGGCCACCAGATCATCTCCCAGGCCTTTGGCGGCAGGACAACCAAGATGAAGTTCGGGCACAGGGGATCAAATCATGCTGTTGGCGACGGAACTCACGTGATGATAACCACGCACAACCATGGTTATGCGGTGGATGAGGCTTCCCTTGCCGGAACGCCCCTGCAGGTCATTCAGAGGGATATAAACGACGGCACAGTTGAGAAGATAAAGCACCGGGATCTCCATGTTTTCTCTGTGCAGTACCACCCGGAGGCCTCTCCGGGGCCGCATGATGCCCGTGTGTTCTTCCAGGAGATCCTGGCAGACATGGAGGCGCTGCAATGA
- the nth gene encoding endonuclease III has translation MNLSESRATFMEVYSSIRKQAPPHHFEFHDPFWVLITTIMSHRTKDEVTDAAARGLFQRYHDAAGLAGARYEDVLAIISRVGFSRVKAARVIEAARIIVDDFHGNVPPSLDELTKIPGVGRKTANVVLADAFGKPAIAVDTHVFRIAARIGWAPAATPEETEKRLMKIVPEDMWVGFNPTMVEFGKKICRPVGPRCSECLINGICQYGKKKLGKK, from the coding sequence ATGAATCTCAGTGAATCCAGGGCAACATTCATGGAGGTATATTCCTCAATAAGAAAACAGGCTCCTCCACATCACTTTGAATTCCATGATCCGTTCTGGGTTCTCATCACCACAATAATGTCCCACAGGACAAAGGATGAGGTTACAGATGCAGCAGCACGCGGGCTGTTCCAGAGGTATCATGATGCGGCTGGACTTGCCGGGGCCAGATACGAGGATGTCCTCGCCATCATATCAAGGGTGGGATTCAGCAGGGTCAAGGCAGCAAGGGTTATCGAGGCAGCGCGGATCATAGTGGATGATTTTCACGGGAATGTGCCGCCCTCGCTTGATGAACTCACAAAGATACCGGGAGTGGGAAGGAAAACCGCAAACGTGGTACTGGCTGATGCATTCGGGAAGCCGGCCATAGCAGTTGACACTCATGTTTTCAGGATTGCTGCACGCATAGGATGGGCACCAGCCGCAACGCCTGAGGAGACCGAGAAGAGGCTCATGAAAATAGTCCCTGAGGACATGTGGGTTGGCTTCAATCCAACAATGGTTGAATTCGGGAAGAAGATATGCCGCCCGGTTGGACCAAGATGCAGCGAATGCCTGATCAACGGCATCTGCCAATATGGAAAGAAAAAATTGGGGAAGAAATAG
- the sfsA gene encoding DNA/RNA nuclease SfsA — MTNTAIFNDIPAGTVVMDMDFPMAEARIIDRPNRFLVVAHNGKEEIRCHLHDPGRLRELIYPGNTVLIRPQAGAKTGYSVTAARAGSQWVITDTRFHHPIARHFLPPDVRSEVRVGNHRIDFMYGDTYLEVKGGTLLENGIAVFPDAPTTRGRDHLRLLQQLMLQGYGVELMVLMFRRYATAFMPNSRTDPDFSREFYRCLDAGMPVRVLKFAFDGSRVTYCGGIPVLDEHGDRIH, encoded by the coding sequence TTGACCAACACTGCAATTTTCAATGATATCCCTGCTGGCACTGTTGTCATGGACATGGATTTTCCCATGGCAGAGGCCAGGATCATTGATAGGCCAAACAGGTTCCTTGTGGTTGCGCATAATGGAAAGGAGGAGATCAGGTGCCACCTCCATGACCCCGGCAGGCTCAGGGAGCTTATCTATCCCGGCAACACCGTCCTCATCAGGCCACAGGCAGGGGCAAAGACCGGATACTCTGTGACGGCGGCCAGGGCTGGAAGCCAGTGGGTGATCACCGACACAAGATTCCACCATCCCATTGCAAGGCATTTCCTTCCGCCGGATGTGAGGAGCGAGGTCAGGGTAGGGAACCACAGGATCGACTTCATGTATGGCGACACATATCTTGAGGTTAAGGGCGGAACTCTGCTGGAAAACGGAATAGCCGTATTTCCGGATGCCCCAACCACAAGGGGGCGCGATCATCTCAGGCTGCTGCAGCAGCTCATGCTGCAGGGATACGGGGTTGAACTCATGGTGCTCATGTTTCGCAGGTATGCAACGGCTTTCATGCCCAATTCCCGTACCGATCCGGATTTCTCCCGGGAGTTCTACCGATGCCTGGATGCCGGAATGCCCGTCAGGGTGCTGAAGTTCGCCTTTGATGGATCGCGAGTCACGTACTGCGGCGGGATTCCTGTGCTTGATGAACATGGGGACAGGATCCACTGA
- the carB gene encoding carbamoyl-phosphate synthase (glutamine-hydrolyzing) large subunit, whose protein sequence is MSRDVTIRKVLVIGSGPVVIGQAAEFDYAGSQACLSLREEGIQVVLVNSNPATIQTDHEIADRVYIEPLTPEAVETIALRENVDSILPSMGGQTALNMALSLKKRGFLERTGIRVLGTSAESIEIAEDREKFHELMISIGEPVAPSARLRKDSYESSLQSIDFYPLIVRTSFSLGGSGGRIIRDRQELEKICQEYFSIYPEETLELEKSLEGLKEIEYEVIRDNAGNCITICNMENLDPMGVHTGESIVVTPSQTLSDIQYHMLRDSAIRVISSLEIRGACNIQFALDSSTNRYYIVEVNPRTSRSSALASKASGYPIARTSSKIAVGYNLPEIRNPITRNTYAAYEPSLDYITVKIPRWPFDKFDVDRRIGVQMKSIGEVMGIGRTFEEALMKAVASLDTPESRKLRLGVDDAKLSSLISVPSDLRLFAIFEALFRNWDISHVSRISGYPEYFIAKMVNITRALGAISRGTVPEDMAMLKRLGIPDSNITVFTGIRETDIIMDRITSGILPVFKAIDTCSGEFETQTPYLYSTYESEDEKFQAKKNRGTVVVIGSGPNRISQGLEFDYGAVKAVLELRRMGYRTVMVNSNPETVSTDFDISDSLYFEPLDLEHISNVIMREQPCRIIIQFSGQTGQNLASDLEKIFGASIFMGTMPDSIDEIEDRKKFAESLDAMGMLQPEFVTISNIQQAVEAMERVRLPLIVRSSFIIGGRAMDIVNDRDDLFRRISDLLNERPQYPILLSRYVEDATEIDVDFVSDGRNSVIAGICVHIEEAGTHSGDATMVMGPGIPSPEIASRITSLVRKFTERFSLRGFSNLQLAVKDDRIYIIELNARASRSLPFVSKATGRDWIGIGISAMTGHRIHEDPGNPSSYFVKVPAFPFNRFLDLDAVLGPEMKSTGEGMSAGKTLEEAMEKALKLMRISIPHGGKVLVSVSDRDKPALVPVARSLAGRGFSIYATPGTRKYLEENGIAAGTVFKIEDLRKPGIDEFIASQKPVIIINTPNMRSGAIRDGNEIRKIAIRSNIPLITNLRLAESLARALEAESKPEYLEIGEYW, encoded by the coding sequence ATGAGCAGGGACGTCACCATCAGGAAGGTTCTTGTAATAGGGTCAGGCCCCGTGGTCATAGGGCAGGCTGCCGAATTCGACTATGCAGGTTCCCAGGCCTGTCTTTCACTCAGGGAGGAAGGAATCCAGGTTGTTCTCGTGAACTCAAACCCCGCAACAATCCAGACCGACCATGAGATTGCTGATCGGGTATACATAGAGCCGCTTACTCCAGAAGCCGTTGAGACTATTGCCCTGCGGGAGAACGTGGATTCAATACTTCCGTCCATGGGAGGCCAGACTGCCCTCAACATGGCCCTTTCACTGAAGAAGAGGGGTTTCCTTGAAAGGACCGGCATCAGGGTGCTGGGGACTTCCGCTGAATCCATTGAGATTGCGGAGGATCGGGAAAAGTTCCATGAGCTCATGATCAGCATAGGAGAACCTGTTGCGCCGTCTGCAAGGCTCAGGAAAGATAGTTATGAATCTTCACTCCAGTCAATTGACTTCTATCCCCTCATAGTCAGGACTTCCTTCTCCCTTGGAGGTTCAGGGGGAAGGATCATCAGGGACCGCCAGGAGCTTGAGAAGATCTGCCAGGAATACTTCAGCATATATCCCGAAGAAACCCTGGAGCTGGAGAAATCCCTTGAGGGGCTGAAGGAGATAGAGTACGAGGTCATCAGGGATAATGCCGGGAACTGCATCACCATATGCAACATGGAGAACCTTGACCCAATGGGCGTCCACACCGGCGAGAGCATTGTGGTCACGCCGTCGCAGACGCTCAGCGACATACAGTACCACATGCTCAGGGATTCTGCCATACGGGTCATCTCTTCACTTGAAATAAGGGGAGCATGCAACATCCAGTTTGCCCTTGATTCCAGCACAAACAGGTACTATATTGTTGAGGTGAACCCCAGAACATCAAGATCATCCGCCCTTGCGTCCAAGGCAAGCGGGTACCCCATAGCAAGGACTTCCAGCAAAATTGCCGTTGGCTACAATCTGCCGGAGATCAGGAACCCCATAACCCGGAATACATATGCGGCATACGAGCCGTCGCTGGACTACATAACCGTGAAGATACCCAGATGGCCATTTGACAAGTTTGACGTGGACCGGAGAATCGGGGTCCAGATGAAATCCATCGGGGAGGTCATGGGAATCGGCAGGACATTTGAGGAAGCCCTCATGAAGGCTGTTGCCTCACTGGATACACCGGAATCAAGGAAGCTCAGGCTTGGTGTTGATGATGCAAAACTTTCCTCTCTCATATCGGTTCCGTCAGACCTGAGGCTCTTCGCAATATTTGAGGCGCTTTTCAGGAACTGGGACATATCCCATGTGAGCAGGATCAGCGGTTATCCGGAGTATTTCATAGCAAAGATGGTAAACATTACCCGGGCCCTTGGGGCAATCAGCAGGGGCACCGTGCCGGAGGACATGGCCATGCTCAAGAGGCTTGGCATTCCTGACAGTAACATAACTGTATTCACAGGCATCAGGGAGACGGACATAATAATGGACAGGATAACATCCGGCATCCTTCCAGTATTCAAGGCCATAGACACATGCTCCGGTGAATTCGAGACCCAGACCCCATACCTGTACTCAACTTATGAAAGTGAGGATGAGAAGTTCCAGGCGAAAAAGAACAGGGGCACGGTTGTTGTCATTGGATCTGGACCGAACCGCATCTCTCAGGGGCTGGAGTTCGATTATGGGGCGGTGAAGGCCGTCCTTGAGCTGAGGCGCATGGGCTACAGGACAGTTATGGTGAACAGCAATCCCGAAACCGTATCCACAGATTTCGACATATCGGATTCCCTCTACTTTGAGCCTCTTGATCTGGAGCATATCAGCAACGTCATCATGAGGGAGCAGCCATGCAGGATCATAATACAGTTTTCAGGCCAGACGGGCCAGAATCTTGCCTCAGATCTTGAGAAGATCTTCGGTGCAAGCATCTTCATGGGAACAATGCCGGACAGCATAGATGAGATTGAGGACAGGAAGAAGTTTGCCGAATCGCTGGATGCCATGGGAATGCTGCAGCCAGAATTTGTCACCATTTCAAACATACAGCAGGCGGTGGAGGCCATGGAGAGGGTCAGGCTCCCCCTCATAGTGAGGAGCAGTTTCATAATAGGCGGGAGGGCCATGGACATTGTCAATGACAGGGATGACCTGTTCCGGAGAATCTCGGATCTGCTCAACGAGCGGCCACAGTATCCCATACTGCTGAGCAGGTACGTTGAGGACGCCACGGAGATTGATGTTGACTTCGTGTCGGATGGCAGAAATTCAGTCATAGCAGGAATATGCGTTCACATAGAGGAGGCCGGAACCCATTCCGGAGATGCAACAATGGTCATGGGGCCCGGCATTCCGTCACCGGAAATTGCGTCCAGGATAACTTCACTTGTCAGGAAGTTCACGGAAAGATTCTCTCTCAGGGGTTTCTCCAACCTGCAGCTGGCAGTGAAGGATGACAGGATTTACATAATAGAACTCAACGCCCGTGCTTCCAGGTCTCTTCCATTCGTCAGCAAGGCCACTGGCAGAGACTGGATCGGAATCGGAATCTCCGCCATGACGGGCCACAGGATACATGAAGACCCGGGAAATCCATCCTCGTATTTCGTCAAGGTTCCCGCATTTCCATTCAACCGTTTCCTGGACCTTGATGCGGTGCTTGGACCGGAGATGAAATCCACCGGTGAGGGGATGAGTGCCGGAAAGACCCTTGAGGAAGCCATGGAAAAGGCCCTGAAGCTCATGAGGATAAGCATACCCCATGGGGGGAAAGTGCTGGTCTCGGTCAGCGACAGGGACAAGCCGGCGCTTGTGCCGGTAGCAAGATCACTTGCAGGCAGGGGCTTCTCCATATATGCCACGCCTGGGACACGGAAATATCTTGAGGAAAACGGAATCGCTGCGGGCACAGTATTCAAGATTGAGGATCTCAGGAAGCCTGGCATTGATGAATTCATTGCTTCCCAGAAGCCTGTCATCATAATCAACACGCCCAACATGCGGTCCGGGGCAATCAGGGACGGTAATGAGATAAGGAAGATAGCAATCAGGAGCAACATACCACTCATAACAAACCTCAGGCTGGCTGAGAGCCTTGCCAGGGCACTTGAGGCGGAATCAAAGCCGGAATATCTGGAAATAGGGGAATACTGGTGA
- a CDS encoding FAD-dependent oxidoreductase, with protein MNSVDNYDIIVAGAGLSGMLAATVAARAGKRVLMLDRNTEEEVGKKTVWGWTCGDAVAGSHIDFVTKKLGISFGFPELDRRVDGVYAISPDLKTRFMFEGVGFTLDRPEFESKLLQIARKTDVEYISQFDISGPVLDGKKVVGVHGRDRNKEEKEFRAKVVIDALGVSTVLRRNLPENPYIERTVDIDDIESTGRYIYEFDLDHADLKYYDPDNALIHLNNEIAPGGYGWVFPKSGNRINIGLGVQKRSLDIRNAKMKRSDNLQTLIDNYVKWNPALKNLRIFNKNNNGKGIWSVSVRRQMESLVYDGYMGAGDSMVMPNPISAGGIGPALISGILAGENAVRAVEENDTSVKGLWKYNLDYNQAYGKRTAGMEVFRIYLQSLNNDILNYGMRTFLTTKEASDITLGLIPELSLASKFKMVLKGATNVRAFSNLVYVVGKMKEFNSLYDAYPKTPEEFAPFKKTVKTIIEDAKERFKPNPV; from the coding sequence ATGAACAGCGTGGACAATTATGATATAATAGTTGCAGGAGCAGGCCTTTCCGGCATGCTTGCAGCCACTGTTGCTGCAAGGGCCGGCAAGAGGGTCCTGATGCTTGACAGGAACACGGAGGAGGAAGTTGGGAAGAAGACAGTATGGGGCTGGACATGCGGGGATGCAGTTGCCGGATCGCACATAGACTTCGTTACCAAAAAATTGGGAATTTCATTCGGATTCCCGGAACTTGACAGGAGGGTTGACGGCGTTTATGCAATTTCACCTGACCTCAAGACAAGGTTCATGTTCGAGGGGGTTGGATTCACCCTTGACAGGCCTGAGTTTGAGTCCAAGCTCCTGCAGATTGCCAGGAAGACAGATGTGGAATACATCAGCCAGTTCGACATTTCTGGGCCGGTCCTTGACGGGAAGAAGGTCGTGGGAGTCCATGGAAGGGACAGGAACAAGGAGGAGAAGGAATTCAGGGCAAAGGTTGTCATAGATGCCCTTGGCGTTTCAACAGTCCTGAGGAGGAACCTGCCTGAGAACCCTTACATAGAGAGGACAGTGGACATAGACGACATTGAATCAACAGGCAGGTACATCTATGAATTCGATCTTGATCATGCCGATCTGAAGTATTACGATCCTGACAATGCGCTGATCCACCTGAACAACGAGATCGCCCCAGGCGGATACGGCTGGGTGTTTCCCAAGAGCGGTAACAGGATAAACATTGGCCTGGGTGTCCAGAAGAGAAGCCTGGACATCAGGAACGCCAAGATGAAGAGATCAGACAACCTGCAGACCCTCATAGACAATTACGTGAAATGGAATCCTGCCCTCAAGAACCTGCGGATATTCAACAAGAACAACAACGGAAAGGGCATATGGTCCGTCTCGGTCAGGAGGCAGATGGAGAGCCTGGTGTACGACGGGTACATGGGAGCCGGAGACAGCATGGTCATGCCAAATCCCATCAGTGCTGGAGGAATCGGCCCGGCGCTCATATCGGGAATACTTGCTGGAGAAAATGCAGTCCGCGCTGTGGAGGAGAACGACACGTCCGTGAAGGGCCTGTGGAAGTACAATCTTGACTACAACCAGGCATACGGAAAGAGAACGGCTGGAATGGAGGTTTTCAGGATATACCTGCAGTCCCTGAACAACGATATCCTGAACTACGGCATGAGGACATTCCTCACAACCAAGGAGGCATCGGACATAACACTGGGGCTCATCCCGGAACTGAGCCTTGCATCAAAGTTCAAGATGGTGCTGAAGGGCGCCACCAACGTAAGGGCATTCTCAAACCTTGTCTATGTGGTGGGAAAGATGAAGGAATTCAACAGCCTCTACGATGCTTATCCAAAGACGCCGGAGGAGTTCGCTCCATTCAAGAAAACCGTGAAAACAATCATAGAGGACGCCAAGGAGAGGTTCAAGCCCAACCCTGTCTGA